In Oncorhynchus keta strain PuntledgeMale-10-30-2019 chromosome 19, Oket_V2, whole genome shotgun sequence, a single genomic region encodes these proteins:
- the LOC118397899 gene encoding single-minded homolog 1-like — translation MKEKSKTAARTRREKENSEFYELAKMLPLPSAITSQLDKASIIRLTTSYLKMRIVFPQGLGEAWGHTSRTRSLDNVGRELGSHLLQTLDGFIFVVAPDGKIMYISETASVHLGLSQVELTGNSIYEYVHPADHDEMTAVLTPHQPYHSHFVQEYEMERSFFLRMKCVLAKRNAGLTSGGYKVIHCSGYLKIRQYSLDMSPFDGCYQNVGLVAVGHSLPPSAVTEIKLHSNMFMFRASLDMKLIFLDSRVAELTGYEPQDLIEKTLYHHVHSCDTFHLRCAHHLLLVKGQVTTKYYRFLAKQGGWVWVQSYATIVHNSRSSRPHCIVSVNYVLTDTEYKGIQLSLDQMTPSKPAFSYTSPPSTTDERKGTKPCVTHTKTKVRVSPYPQQFSAFHPERSESDQDSQWGGSPLTDSASPQLLDQGEGAEGGACAYRLYPDSGSLCYSLALSEEDLTHTHTSAHPDIPACDRGARCQAGRYFLGAAPQSGREAWWDATRSVLSLPKSSLENGEGYDLTSYHSLVQGRGHWDEESVVSSPEGGGGSTSDSGERYRSSTVGDHFQASPQEPSKMETLIRVTQQMIKEEESRLQLHKGPLDALGPVGGLSNKSHRPCSFTPSSLPLLQTAMPGVVCRGPGVADGINLTLTSERLHHRNDGGNVLGSHDNDDKNTASPASLSRLSSPSSDGIPRSGLSVSKDYLQSQTDVSPHHHPPVQQGSPLLYPAQERQHLDRHAAYTLTGYSLDHLYDAESLRSYSGLAGAQYGMLPHMRMQADQIQGHKGTSVIITNGS, via the exons atgAAGGAGAAATCAAAAACTGCCGCAAGGACTAGACGAGAAAAGGAGAACAGCGAATTTTATGAACTGGCCAAAATGTTGCCTTTACCCTCGGCTATTACGTCGCAGCTGGACAAAGCGTCTATAATACGACTGACAACAAGTTATCTGAAGATGAGAATTGTCTTTCCTCAGG GTTTGGGTGAGGCTTGGGGTCACACGAGTCGAACGAGATCTTTGGACAATGTAGGACGTGAGCTGGGATCCCACCTTCTCCAG ACACTGGATGGCTTCATCTTTGTTGTGGCACCGGATGGAAAGATCATGTACATCTCCGAGACTGCATCAGTCCATTTGGGACTCTCTCAG GTAGAGCTGACCGGAAACAGTATTTACGAATATGTCCACCCCGCAGACCACGACGAAATGACTGCAGTCCTGACACCACATCAGCCGTACCACTCGCATTTCGTTCAAG AATACGAGATGGAGCGCTCTTTCTTCTTGAGGATGAAATGCGTGCTGGCGAAGAGGAATGCTGGCCTCACCAGCGGTGGATATAAG GTAATTCACTGCAGCGGTTACCTGAAGATCCGTCAGTACAGCCTGGACATGTCGCCTTTCGACGGCTGCTACCAGAACGTGGGCCTTGTGGCGGTGGGACACTCTTTGCCTCCCAGCGCTGTGACGGAGATTAAGCTGCACAGCAACATGTTCATGTTCAGAGCCAGCCTCGACATGAAACTAATCTTCCTTGACTCGAG ggtGGCAGAGCTGACGGGCTACGAGCCACAGGACCTCATTGAGAAGACCCTGTACCACCACGTCCATAGCTGTGACACCTTCCACCTACGATGTGCCCACCACTTGT TGCTGGTGAAGGGCCAGGTGACCACTAAGTATTACCGTTTCCTAGCCAAACAGGGGGGCTGGGTGTGGGTGCAGAGCTACGCCACTATCGTCCACAACAGCCGCTCCTCCAGACCCCACTGCATCGTCAGCGTCAACTACGTCCTGAC agataCTGAATATAAGGGAATACAGCTGTCCTTGGACCAGATGACCCCTAGCAAGCCAGCGTTCTCATACACCAGCCCTCCGAGCACTACAGACGAGAGGAAGGGCACTAAGCCCTGTGTAACACACACCAAGACCAAAGTCAGAGTGTCCCCCTATCCACAGCAG TTTTCAGCCTTTCACCCAGAGCGTTCCGAGTCCGACCAGGACAGCCAATGGGGAGGTAGCCCGCTGACAGACTCCGCCTCGCCTCAGCTGCTTGACCAAGGGGAGGGAGCGGAGGGTGGGGCCTGCGCCTACAGACTCTACCCCGACTCCGGCTCCCTGTGCTATAGCCTGGCCCTCTCCGAGGAGGACCTAACGCACACCCACACCTCCGCCCACCCTGACATCCCCGCCTGCGACCGTGGTGCCCGCTGCCAAGCTGGTCGCTACTTCCTGGGCGCTGCTCCCCAGTCTGGACGGGAGGCCTGGTGGGATGCCACGCGCTCTGTACTCTCACTGCCCAAGTCGTCTCTGGAGAACGGCGAGGGCTACGACCTCACTTCCTATCACAGCCTGGTCCAAG GAAGGGGCCACTGGGACGAGGAGAGCGTGGTCAGCTCGCCTGAAGGGGGCGGCGGCTCCACCAGCGACTCGGGTGAACGTTATCGCAGCAGCACTGTCGGCGACCATTTCCAGGCGAGTCCTCAGGAGCCCAGCAAGATGGAAACACTGATCCGCGTCACGCAGCAGATGATCAAGGAGGAGGAGAGCCGTCTACAGCTGCACAAAGGGCCCCTGGACGCCCTGGGCCCAGTGGGGGGTCTCTCCAACAAGAGCCACAGACCCTGCTccttcaccccctcctccctgcccctCCTCCAAACTGCCATGCCCGGCGTCGTGTGTCGTGGCCCGGGAGTCGCCGACGGCATCAACCTCACCCTCACCTCCGAGCGCCTCCATCACCGCAACGACGGCGGAAATGTTTTGGGTTCCCACGACAACGACGACAAAAACACGGCCAGCCCGGCCTCTCTGTCGCGCCTCAGCAGCCCCAGCTCTGACGGAATCCCCAGGTCGGGCCTGTCCGTCTCCAAAGACTACCTGCAGAGTCAGACAGATGTCTCGccccaccaccaccctccagTGCAGCAGGGGAGCCCTCTGCTCTACCCTGCCCAGGAGAGGCAGCACCTGGACAGGCACGCAGCCTACACCCTGACTGGCTACTCCCTGGACCACCTGTACGACGCGGAGAGCCTGAGGAGCTACTCTGGGCTGGCAGGAGCCCAGTACGGCATGCTGCCCCACATGAGGATGCAGGCCGACCAGATACAAGGACACAAGGGCACATCGGTGATCATTACCAATGGGAGCTGA